Proteins encoded in a region of the Trypanosoma brucei gambiense DAL972 chromosome 11, complete sequence genome:
- a CDS encoding DNA topoisomerase II, putative: MTEILLQHEINVGSAQLGRQLSFFQPCDAWEEEIGTGPESTMSGRTVEEIYQKKTQHEHILARPDMYIGTIEPVTEDVWVYDEADNVMKLRKCTWTPGLYKIFDEILVNAADNKVRDPHGQTTIKVWVDAARGLVRVYNNGEGIPVQRHREHDLWVPEMIFGHLLTSSNYDDTEAKVTGGRNGFGAKLTNVFSTRFEVETVHSRSRKKFFMRWRNNMLENEEAVITPCDGPDYTVVTFYPDFEKFNLEGFTEDMVLIMQRRVYDIAGCTDKSLCCYLNDTRIACRSFPEYVDLYPTMGEERKPSSYSRVNDRWEVCVRVSNVGFQQVSFVNSIATTRGGTHVKYIVDQIIAKVTDQAMRKSKTEVKPHMIRPHLFIFVNSLIENPSFDSQTKETLNTPKARFGSTCDLPASLIDCVLKSSIVERAVEMANSRLNREMAMKMRNTNRKQILGIPKLDDANEAGGKYSQRCTLILTEGDSAKALCTAGLGVKNRDYFGVFPLAGKPLNVRDVSLKKASENSEIISICKIMGLDFNQKYTSTEGLRYGHLMIMSDQDHDGSHIKGLIINMIHNYWPDLLKVPGFLQQFITPIVKARKKGRGNSDEGTISFFSMPDYFKWKNAVGEGISDYEVKYYKGLGTSSAKEGREYFENIDRHRLNFVYEDRKDDDSIVLAFAKDKVDERKRWVMESMSSARRFESLSYNARDVSYSEFVHKELILFSVADCERSIPSVVDGLKPGQRKIMFSAFKRNLVRSLKVARFAGYVSEHAAYHHGEQSLVQTIVGLAQDYVGANNVPLLYRDGQFGTRLQGGKDHAAGRYISTRLTDIARRIYHPSDDFIVEYRDDDGLSVEPFYYVPVIPMVLVNGTAGIGTGFATNIPNYSPLDVIDNLNRLLSGEELQPMKPWYFGFTGTIEEREKGKFVSSGCATVRPDGVVHITELPIGTWTQQYKKFLEDLREREIVIQYREHNTDVTVDFEVFIHPEVLRQWVAQGCVEERLQLREYIHATNIIAFDREGKITKYLDAESVLKEFYLVRLEYYARRREFLLEQLQRAALKLENMVRFVNEVIDGTFIVTRRSMKDVLKDLKQRGYTPFPPQQKKKMSSTTIVDEEDNDGARKILPDVFEFESVPLCEQVIGKMLCTAEPEEINMWKGVLVEYDYLLSLRMVDLTVEMAMYFRTKREQMLNKHNFVLSASSKDLWREDLDLLRSDVEKLFDERRREIALIQCKKLEKRQFFDVSRLRVPLLSDAARKADRSLALRQSNCKREMSSKCASESFALLVDAGVRVSGLTEGSSICDINEARRKYGHSVAGGKRRLVRHDEVSKRGKFSSCGDQRHVSLSDGSDTDDCSIGAPSVSPSDATPATQKSRKISDSSYGFGIEGEVDIFFEDTVGEDFSEPATQANIVRSKSESPVLDFSAEYATEPKSRKRPRSIKDNDENTCPFYVDVVGEDVEYDSDQCIGFDACVF, encoded by the coding sequence ATGACAGAAATTTTGCTTCAACACGAAATAAATGTTGGGAGTGCTCAGTTGGGGAGGCAACTGAGTTTCTTCCAGCCGTGTGACGCgtgggaggaggaaatcGGAACCGGGCCCGAAAGCACAATGTCGGGTCGCACCGTTGAGGAAATATaccaaaagaaaacgcaGCATGAACATATCCTTGCCCGACCTGATATGTACATTGGTACAATCGAGCCTGTAACGGAGGATGTGTGGGTGTACGACGAGGCGGACAATGTGATGAAGCTGCGGAAGTGCACATGGACACCTGGtctgtataaaatattcgaCGAGATACTCGTTAATGCTGCAGACAATAAGGTACGTGATCCCCATGGGCAGACGACCATCAAAGTGTGGGTTGATGCCGCGAGGGGATTAGTGCGTGTGTACAACAATGGTGAGGGTATTCCCGTACAACGCCACCGGGAGCATGACTTATGGGTACCAGAGATGATATTTGGTCACCTGCTGACTTCGTCAAATTACGATGACACAGAGGCAAAGGTGACGGGTGGGAGGAACGGGTTTGGTGCGAAGCTGACGAACGTGTTTTCCACACGCTTTGAGGTGGAAACAGTTCACTCCCGGTCGCGTAAGAAGTTCTTCATGCGGTGGCGAAATAACATGCTGGAGAACGAGGAGGCTGTAATCACCCCTTGTGATGGTCCTGACTATACTGTTGTGACTTTCTACCCGGACTTCGAGAAGTTCAATTTGGAAGGTTTCACGGAGGACATGGTTCTCATCATGCAGCGTCGTGTGTATGATATAGCAGGCTGCACAGACAAGTCGTTGTGCTGCTACCTTAATGATACACGGATTGCATGCAGGTCCTTTCCCGAGTACGTAGATTTATATCCCACGATGGGTGAGGAACGTAAACCTTCTAGCTACTCCCGAGTAAATGACCGATGGGaagtttgtgtgcgtgtctcAAATGTTGGGTTCCAGCAGGTGAGCTTCGTCAATTCGATTGCAACGACACGTGGCGGGACGCACGTGAAGTACATCGTGGATCAGATTATTGCTAAGGTGACAGATCAAGCGATGCGTAAAAGCAAGACGGAGGTGAAACCACACATGATCCGACCGcatcttttcattttcgtcAATTCACTAATTGAGAACCCCAGTTTTGATTCCCAAACAAAGGAGACGCTGAACACACCTAAAGCACGCTTCGGTTCTACTTGTGATCTCCCTGCGTCTTTGATTGACTGCGTGCTGAAGTCGAGTATCGTGGAGCGTGCGGTGGAGATGGCGAACAGCAGATTGAACCGTGAGATGGCCATGAAAATGCGCAACACGAATCGTAAACAGATATTGGGAATACCTAAGTTGGATGATGCGAATGAAGCTGGTGGAAAGTACAGCCAACGTTGCACCCTGATACTTACTGAGGGAGATTCCGCCAAGGCTCTCTGTACTGCTGGACTCGGTGTGAAAAATAGAGACTATTTCGGTGTTTTCCCACTTGCGGGTAAGCCACTCAATGTTCGTGATGTTTCGTTGAAGAAGGCGTCGGAAAACTCAGAGATTATTTCTATTTGTAAGATCATGGGCCTTGATTTTAACCAAAAGTATACGAGCACCGAAGGACTGCGGTATGGGCACCTGATGATTATGTCTGATCAGGATCACGATGGGTCACACATTAAGGGTCTCATCATCAATATGATTCATAATTATTGGCCTGACCTGCTGAAAGTGCCTGGCTTCCTCCAGCAGTTCATAACTCCCATTGTGAAGGCGCgcaagaagggaagagggaacaGTGACGAAGGTactatttccttcttttccatgCCTGACTATTTCAAGTGGAAAAATGCGGTTGGCGAGGGCATTAGTGATTACGAGGTGAAGTATTACAAGGGTCTTGGTACCTCTAGTGCAAAGGAGGGTCGTGAGTACTTTGAGAACATTGACCGTCACCGACTAAACTTTGTATATGAAGATAGAAAGGATGATGATTCCATCGTGTTGGCCTTCGCGAAGgacaaggttgacgagcgtAAGCGGTGGGTTATGGAAAGCATGTCCAGTGCCCGAAGATTCGAATCTTTGAGCTATAATGCTCGCGACGTATCCTACTCTGAATTTGTTCACAAAGAgcttattcttttttctgtcgCAGATTGTGAGCGGTCTATTCCCAGTGTTGTGGATGGTTTAAAACCTGGGCAGCGGAAGATAATGTTTTCAGCGTTTAAGCGTAATCTTGTTCGATCGCTTAAGGTTGCCCGGTTCGCTGGTTACGTCTCAGAGCACGCTGCATATCACCACGGCGAGCAGTCATTGGTTCAAACCATTGTTGGACTTGCACAGGATTACGTGGGTGCAAACAATGTCCCACTCCTCTACCGCGATGGTCAATTTGGTACAAGACTACAGGGAGGTAAGGACCATGCTGCGGGACGTTACATTTCCACCCGTCTCACTGACATTGCGCGTCGCATTTACCATCCCTCCGATGATTTTATTGTAGAATACAGGGATGACGATGGTCTTTCTGTGGAACCTTTTTACTATGTTCCTGTGATTCCTATGGTGCTTGTGAACGGGACTGCTGGTATTGGCACTGGTTTTGCTACGAACATACCCAACTATTCTCCCCTTGATGTCATTGACAACCTAAACCGTCTGCTCTCTGGGGAGGAATTGCAACCAATGAAACCATGGTATTTTGGATTCACCGGTACGATTGAGGAACGGGAGAAGGGTAAATTTGTGTCGTCTGGGTGTGCGACTGTGCGTCCTGATGGGGTGGTACACATCACGGAGCTTCCTATCGGCACGTGGACGCAGCAATATAAGAAGTTCTTGGAGGACCTTCGTGAACGCGAGATTGTTATACAGTACCGTGAGCACAATACAGATGTGACAGTTGACTTCGAAGTGTTCATTCATCCTGAAGTGCTGCGGCAGTGGGTAGCACAGGGGTGTGTAGAGGAACGTTTGCAGCTACGGGAATACATCCATGCGACGAACATCATTGCATTTGACCGAGAAGGGAAGATTACGAAATACCTTGATGCTGAGTCTGTACTGAAGGAGTTCTACCTGGTTCGTCTCGAGTACTACGCTCGCCGTCGTGAGTTCTTGCTGGAGCAATTGCAACGCGCGGCACTCAAGCTTGAGAATATGGTTCGTTTTGTGAATGAGGTTATTGATGGCACATTTATTGTTACACGGAGGAGCATGAAGGATGTGTTGAAGGACTTAAAGCAACGTGGATACACTCCCTTCCCCccgcagcaaaagaagaagatgagCTCCACCACTATCGTTGATGAGGAGGATAACGATGGTGCGCGTAAAATATTACCCGATGTTTTTGAGTTTGAAAGTGTTCCGTTGTGCGAGCAAGTAATTGGAAAAATGTTATGCACAGCTGAGCCGGAAGAGATTAATATGTGGAAAGGGGTCTTAGTTGAATATGACTACCTGCTCAGTCTAAGGATGGTGGACTTAACAGTGGAAATGGCTATGTACTTTCGTACAAAGAGGGAACAAATGCTGAATAAGCATAATTTTGTGCTGTCTGCTTCCTCGAAGGACTTGTGGCGTGAGGACTTGGATCTCCTGCGGTCCGATGTTGAGAAACTTTTTGACGAACGGAGAAGAGAGATTGCGCTGATCCAATGTAAGAAACTTGAGAAGAGGCAGTTTTTTGATGTTTCGCGGTTGCGTGTACCTCTGCTGTCGGATGCGGCGCGGAAAGCAGATCGTAGTTTAGCACTTCGACAGTCGAACTGTAAGCGTGAAATGTCTAGCAAATGTGCCAGTGAAAGTTTTGCCCTTTTGGTCGATGCGGGtgttcgggttagcgggttaaCTGAAGGTTCTTCGATCTGTGATATAAACGAGGCAAGGAGGAAATATGGACACTCAGTCGCTGGAGGTAAAAGGAGGTTGGTGCGTCATGATGAGGTTAGTAAGCGTGGGAAATTTTCTTCCTGTGGGGATCAAAGACATGTTTCCCTTTCAGATGGCTCTGATACGGATGATTGTAGCATTGGGGCGCCGAGTGTTTCACCCTCCGATGCGACCCCGGCGACTCAAAAATCGAGGAAAATATCCGATTCTTCTTATGGGTTCGGTATCGAGGGCGAAGTGGATATATTTTTTGAAGATACCGTCGGGGAAGATTTTTCGGAGCCAGCGACGCAGGCTAACATTGTGCGTTCCAAGTCAGAATCACCAGTCCTCGACTTTTCAGCAGAATATGCAACCGAACCAAAAAGCAGGAAACGACCCCGTAGCATTAAGGACAACGATGAAAACACGTGTCCCTTTTACGTTGACGTGGTTGGTGAAGACGTGGAATATGACTCAGATCAATGCATTGGGTTTGATGCCTGCGTATTTTga
- a CDS encoding histone acetyltransferase, putative: protein MASLAAKKDGGDINGGPSEEEDQLQQLLGTSCCVNLSDSTVKRGFLLEVRYLWLPRLLSGNGTTGVAPQLYGFVRIKDADHRISGWFPIDCIDLKETGGANGATSCGSSYPTNSAAYNSMVVAKSRITHPIISPVYREVTPGMVRTRREGKQLDFFEERLLRDCRTPTTVRYFIYLCKFAFPPWYYAPYGMLNREYDPLAPLSDAEREALRFTQGSTNESIDTNPFIRDAYLCPFSLRIYSTFEQMQHETLRYRAGHLHPPGLEIYRDDTRGFSMFEVNGSRHVTYCRHLFLLGKSFLENKLAGHDVHNYYFYVVCLHHRHYPHYTDDTSAMYFVGYFTWEKQVTDNNLACIVTLPYFMGGGASSGQQKDLSDDRGPVGADTASREGDTPKLGHFGQFMIAASYELAYRRKNVGSPEKPLTDLGAAAYDRYWKRVLIKWMHTLLEGNAAAITVDDDAGDDGQSVTIVVAHENEAKMAAPGALKRPRPGTTDGSGCAEEVQGARVAEGDTLVDTTVRSIAKQVRLEEADVLRTLLQMGVLHLNAEDRSMRVVIPVSFVNREYGKMKKWAHDMTRAEFDPKLLTGRGGPAWLVNTPSPRRHNQHQS from the coding sequence ATGGCGTCGTtagcagcaaaaaaagacggAGGTGACATCAATGGGGGCCCGTCTGAGGAAGAGGATCAGCTCCAACAACTCTTAGGGACTTCTTGTTGTGTTAATCTCAGCGACTCCACGGTGAAGCGTGGTTTTCTGTTGGAAGTGCGATACCTCTGGCTGCCCAGGTTGCTAAGTGGTAACGGCACTACTGGTGTAGCTCCACAACTCTATGGGTTTGTGCGCATAAAGGACGCGGACCACCGTATTAGTGGCTGGTTCCCCATTGACTGTATTGACCTTAAGGAAACTGGAGGGGCTAATGGAGCTACGAGTTGCGGCAGCAGCTACCCTACGAACAGCGCAGCTTACAACTCAATGGTGGTAGCAAAGAGCAGAATAACGCATCCCATAATTAGTCCGGTATACCGGGAGGTTACACCGGGAATGGTACGGACCCGCCGTGAGGGGAAGCAGCTCGACTTCTTTGAGGAACGCCTCCTCCGCGACTGCCGGACTCCCACCACAGTGCGATACTTCATATACCTGTGTAAGTTTGCCTTTCCTCCCTGGTACTATGCGCCTTATGGTATGCTGAATCGCGAATACGATCCTTTAGCACCTTTAAGCGACGCAGAGCGGGAGGCGTTACGTTTCACTCAGGGGAGCACCAATGAAAGCATTGATACTAACCCTTTCATTCGAGATGCTTACCTTTGCCCGTTCTCCCTCCGTATATATAGTACCTTCGAGCAGATGCAGCACGAAACCCTAAGATATCGCGCTGGTCACTTGCACCCCCCCGGACTTGAGATTTATCGGGACGACACCCGTGGGTTTTCCATGTTCGAGGTGAATGGGAGTCGTCACGTCACGTACTGCCGTCACTTGTTCTTGTTAGGGAAGTCGTTCCTTGAGAACAAGTTGGCCGGACATGACGTACACAACTACTACTTTTATGTTGTGTGCCTTCATCATCGGCACTATCCACACTACACGGATGACACCTCCGCTATGTATTTTGTTGGGTATTTCACATGGGAGAAGCAGGTGACTGACAACAATCTGGCATGCATCGTCACTTTACCATACTTTATGGGTGGGGGAGCTTCATCGGGACAACAGAAGGACTTAAGCGATGATCGCGGCCCAGTTGGGGCAGACACTGCCTCCCGTGAAGGGGACACACCCAAATTAGGTCATTTTGGGCAATTCATGATTGCTGCGAGCTACGAACTGGCTTACAGGAGGAAGAATGTTGGCTCCCCAGAAAAACCACTCACAGACTTGGGAGCAGCTGCCTACGACCGCTACTGGAAACGTGTTCTCATAAAGTGGATGCACACGTTACTGGAGGGTAACGCCGCAGCAATTACCGTTGACGACGACGCCGGTGATGATGGTCAGTCTGTAACGATTGTGGTGGCCCATGAGAACGAGGCGAAAATGGCGGCCCCGGGGGCCTTAAAGCGACCGCGCCCCGGCACCACTGATGGGAGCGGCTGCGCGGAGGAGGTGCAGGGTGCACGTGTGGCCGAGGGAGACACCCTGGTGGACACAACCGTTCGGAGTATAGCCAAGCAAGTACGGTTGGAAGAGGCGGATGTGCTGCGAACTTTGTTACAAATGGGTGTTCTTCACCTTAATGCAGAGGATAGAAGCATGCGCGTCGTCATCCCCGTCTCTTTTGTCAACAGAGAGTAcggtaaaatgaaaaagtggGCACATGACATGACGCGCGCTGAATTTGACCCCAAACTGCTCACTGGCCGTGGCGGGCCTGCCTGGCTTGTTAACACACCATCGCCGCGTCGGCACAATCAGCACCAGAGCTGA
- a CDS encoding DNA topoisomerase II, putative, which yields MSGRTVEEIYQKKTQHEHILARPDMYIGTIEPVTEDVWVYDEADNVMKLRKCTWTPGLYKIFDEILVNAADNKVRDPHGQTTIKVWVDAARGLVRVYNNGEGIPVQRHREHDLWVPEMIFGHLLTSSNYDDTEAKVTGGRNGFGAKLTNVFSTRFEVETVHSRSRKKFFMRWRNNMLENEEAVITPCDGPDYTVVTFYPDFEKFNLEGFTEDMVLIMQRRVYDIAGCTDKSLCCYLNDTRIACRSFPEYVDLYPTMGEERKPSSYSRVNDRWEVCVRVSNVGFQQVSFVNSIATTRGGTHVKYIVDQIIAKVTDQAMRKSKTEVKPHMIRPHLFIFVNSLIENPSFDSQTKETLNTPKARFGSTCDLPASLIDCVLKSSIVERAVEMANSRLNREMAMKMRNTNRKQILGIPKLDDANEAGGKYSQRCTLILTEGDSAKALCTAGLAVENRDYFGVFPLRGKPLNVRDASVKKVMGCAEFQAVSKIMGLDLSQKYTSTEGLRYGHLMIMSDQDHDGSHIKGLIINMIHNYWPDLLKVPGFLQQFITPIVKARKKGRGNSDEGTISFFSMPDYFEWKNAVGEGIKNYELRYYKGLGTSGAKEGREYFENIDRHRLNFVYEDRKDDDDIVMAFAKDKVDERKRWITEFKANTNINESMNYNVRNVSYSEFVHKELILFSVADCERSIPSVVDGLKPGQRKIMFSAFKRNLVRSLKVAQLAGYVSEHAAYHHGEQSLVQTIVGLAQDYVGANNVPLLYRDGQFGTRLQGGKDHAAGRYIFTRLTDIARRIYHPSDDFIVEYRDDDGLSVEPFYYVPVIPMVLVNGTAGIGTGFATNIPNYSPLDVIDNLNRLLSGEELQPMKPWYFGFTGTIEEREKGKFVSSGCATVRPDGVVHITELPIGTWTQQYKKFLEDLREREIVIQYREHNTDVTVDFEVFIHPEVLRQWVAQGCVEERLQLREYIHATNIIAFDREGKITKYLDAESVLKEFYLVRLEYYARRREFLLEQLQRAALKLENMVRFVNEVIDGTFIVTRRSMKDVLKDLKQRGYTPFPPQQKKKMSSTTIVDEEEETERRNTAATSADAEEAIVLQPDELIGPGGGGAQEEPEVKQNARDYDYLLGLRLWNLTAEMSARLKAQLDAAREKYENIAKRTPKDLWREDLDLLRPDVEKLFDERRKEIASIQRKKREKKRPFDASRLRVPLLSDAARKALLRETIKEEKKSVRGDTSTRGGDGPSAGGDGKNPRGVKTASSGKRGRKKKDSDDEDDFDDFTGFSDDGDDYRPDDSDNGGATAASGGSTAKVKRAPAKQPAPKQAAVKPRSGRAKTLKKEEETKLGASDDLDLDCFGIEALTGSLQKTTSSSKLPSPPSTGVFAEDEEEALLLGITSAQGKPTPSRVASKGRVKRSSGKPSTQAKVPKKRRRGGSSDDSASDEDNIVDDDDDDDDDDDESSLDFSD from the coding sequence ATGTCGGGTCGCACCGTTGAGGAAATATaccaaaagaaaacgcaGCATGAACATATCCTTGCCCGACCTGATATGTACATTGGTACAATCGAGCCTGTAACGGAGGATGTGTGGGTGTACGACGAGGCGGACAATGTGATGAAGCTGCGGAAGTGCACATGGACACCTGGtctgtataaaatattcgaCGAGATACTCGTTAATGCTGCAGACAATAAGGTACGTGATCCCCATGGGCAGACGACCATCAAAGTGTGGGTTGATGCCGCGAGGGGATTAGTGCGTGTGTACAACAATGGTGAGGGTATTCCCGTACAACGCCACCGGGAGCATGACTTATGGGTACCAGAGATGATATTTGGTCACCTGCTGACTTCGTCAAATTACGATGACACAGAGGCAAAGGTGACGGGTGGGAGGAACGGGTTTGGTGCGAAGCTGACGAACGTGTTTTCCACACGCTTTGAGGTGGAAACAGTTCACTCCCGGTCGCGTAAGAAGTTCTTCATGCGGTGGCGAAATAACATGCTGGAGAACGAGGAGGCTGTAATCACCCCTTGTGATGGTCCTGACTATACTGTTGTGACTTTCTACCCGGACTTCGAGAAGTTCAATTTGGAAGGTTTCACGGAGGACATGGTTCTCATCATGCAGCGTCGTGTGTATGATATAGCAGGCTGCACAGACAAGTCGTTGTGCTGCTACCTTAATGATACACGGATTGCATGCAGGTCCTTTCCCGAGTACGTAGATTTATATCCCACGATGGGTGAGGAACGTAAACCTTCTAGCTACTCCCGAGTAAATGACCGATGGGaagtttgtgtgcgtgtctcAAATGTTGGGTTCCAGCAGGTGAGCTTCGTCAATTCGATTGCAACGACACGTGGCGGGACGCACGTGAAGTACATCGTGGATCAGATTATTGCTAAGGTGACAGATCAAGCGATGCGTAAAAGCAAGACGGAGGTGAAACCACACATGATCCGACCGcatcttttcattttcgtcAATTCACTAATTGAGAACCCCAGTTTTGATTCCCAAACAAAGGAGACGCTGAACACACCTAAAGCACGCTTCGGTTCTACTTGTGATCTCCCTGCGTCTTTGATTGACTGCGTGCTGAAGTCGAGTATCGTGGAGCGTGCGGTGGAGATGGCGAACAGCAGATTGAACCGTGAGATGGCCATGAAAATGCGCAACACGAATCGTAAACAGATATTGGGAATACCTAAGTTGGATGATGCGAATGAAGCTGGTGGAAAGTACAGCCAACGTTGCACCCTGATACTTACTGAGGGAGATTCCGCCAAGGCTCTCTGTACTGCTGGGCTGGCTGTTGAAAATAGAGACTATTTCGGTGTTTTCCCCTTGCGCGGTAAACCACTCAATGTTCGTGATGCTTCAGTAAAGAAAGTGATGGGATGTGCTGAATTTCAAGCGGTAAGTAAGATCATGGGCCTTGATCTCAGCCAGAAGTATACGAGCACCGAAGGACTGCGGTATGGGCACCTGATGATTATGTCTGATCAGGATCACGATGGGTCACACATTAAGGGTCTCATCATCAATATGATTCATAATTATTGGCCTGACCTGCTGAAAGTGCCTGGCTTCCTCCAGCAGTTCATAACTCCCATTGTGAAGGCGCgcaagaagggaagagggaacaGTGACGAAGGTactatttccttcttttccatgCCTGACTATTTTGAGTGGAAAAATGCGGTTGGTGAGGGCATCAAGAATTATGAGCTGAGGTATTACAAGGGTCTTGGTACCTCCGGTGCAAAGGAGGGTCGTGAGTACTTTGAGAACATTGACCGTCACCGACTAAACTTTGTATATGAAGATAGAAAGGACGATGATGACATTGTGATGGCCTTCGCGAAGgacaaggttgacgagcgtAAGCGGTGGATTACCGAATTTAAGGCAAATACGAACATTAATGAGTCCATGAACTATAACGTCCGGAACGTATCCTACTCTGAATTTGTTCACAAAGAGCTTATTCTTTTCTCTGTCGCAGATTGTGAGCGGTCTATTCCCAGTGTTGTGGATGGTTTAAAACCTGGGCAGCGGAAGATAATGTTTTCAGCGTTTAAGCGTAATCTTGTTCGATCGCTTAAGGTGGCTCAGCTCGCTGGTTACGTCTCAGAGCACGCTGCATATCACCACGGCGAGCAGTCATTGGTTCAAACCATTGTTGGACTTGCACAGGATTACGTGGGTGCAAACAATGTCCCACTCCTCTACCGCGATGGTCAATTTGGTACAAGACTACAGGGAGGTAAGGACCATGCTGCGGGACGTTACATTTTCACCCGTCTCACTGACATTGCGCGTCGCATTTACCATCCCTCCGATGATTTTATTGTAGAATACAGGGATGACGATGGTCTTTCTGTGGAACCTTTTTACTATGTTCCTGTGATTCCTATGGTGCTTGTGAACGGGACTGCTGGTATTGGCACTGGTTTTGCTACGAACATACCCAACTATTCTCCCCTTGATGTCATTGACAACCTAAACCGTCTGCTCTCTGGGGAGGAATTGCAACCAATGAAACCATGGTATTTTGGATTCACCGGTACGATTGAGGAACGGGAGAAGGGTAAATTTGTGTCGTCTGGGTGTGCGACTGTGCGTCCTGATGGGGTGGTACACATCACGGAGCTTCCTATCGGCACGTGGACGCAGCAATATAAGAAGTTCTTGGAGGACCTTCGTGAACGCGAGATTGTTATACAGTACCGTGAGCACAATACAGATGTGACAGTTGACTTCGAAGTGTTCATTCATCCTGAAGTGCTGCGGCAGTGGGTAGCACAGGGGTGTGTAGAGGAACGTTTGCAGCTACGGGAATACATCCATGCGACGAACATCATTGCATTTGACCGAGAAGGGAAGATTACGAAATACCTTGATGCTGAGTCTGTACTGAAGGAGTTCTACCTGGTTCGTCTCGAGTACTACGCTCGCCGTCGTGAGTTCTTGCTGGAGCAATTGCAACGCGCGGCACTCAAGCTTGAGAATATGGTTCGTTTTGTGAATGAGGTTATTGATGGCACATTTATTGTTACACGGAGGAGCATGAAGGATGTGTTGAAGGACTTAAAGCAACGTGGATACACTCCCTTCCCCccgcagcaaaagaagaagatgagCTCCACCACTATCGttgatgaggaagaggaaacggAGCGTCGTAACACTGCTGCTACATCCGCGGATGCTGAGGAGGCTATTGTGCTTCAACCGGATGAATTAATAGGACCAGGTGGGGGTGGTGCTCAGGAAGAACCAGAGGTGAAGCAAAACGCACGTGACTATGACTACCTGCTTGGTTTGCGTCTGTGGAATCTGACTGCTGAGATGAGTGCGCGGTTGAAGGCCCAATTGGACGCTGCGCGGGAGAAATACGAAAATATTGCGAAGCGTACTCCGAAGGACTTGTGGCGTGAGGACTTGGATCTCTTGAGGCCTGATGTTGAGAAACTTTTTGACGAGCGCAGAAAGGAGATTGCGTCAATCCAACGCAAGAAGCGTGAAAAAAAGCGTCCATTTGATGCATCGCGGTTGCGTGTACCTCTGCTGTCGGATGCGGCGCGGAAAGCACTGCTGCGGGAAACCATaaaggaggagaagaagAGTGTACGCGGAGACACTTCAACGAGGGGTGGTGACGGTCCTTCCGCAGGAGGCGATGGCAAGAATCCCCGCGGTGTAAAAACAGCATCAAGTGgcaaaagggggagaaaaaagaaggactcCGATGACGAGGATGACTTTGACGATTTTACCGGTTTTAGTGATGATGGTGACGACTACAGACCTGATGATTCGGACAATGGAGGGGCCACAGCTGCAAGCGGCGGCTCAACAGCAAAGGTGAAGAGGGCACCTGCAAAACAACCCGCCCCAAAACAAGCTGCGGTTAAACCCAGATCCGGGCGTGCGAAGACGcttaaaaaggaggaggaaacgaAGTTGGGTGCGTCAGATGATTTGGACCTTGACTGCTTTGGAATTGAAGCACTAACTGGTTCGTTACAGAAGACGACGTCTTCCTCCAAATTACCATCACCGCCAAGCACTGGGGTATTTGCTGAAGATGAGGAAGAAGCTCTTCTTTTGGGTATCACAAGTGCCCAAGGGAAGCCCACACCTTCGCGGGTTGCCTCAAAGGGACGAGTGAAGCGGTCAAGTGGTAAACCCTCGACACAAGCGAAAGTTCCAAAGAAGCGTAGACGAGGAGGTAGCAGTGACGACTCAGCTTCCGATGAAGACAATATTgttgatgacgatgacgacgACGATGACGACGACGATGAGTCCTCTCTTGACTTCAGTGACTAA